A genome region from Leptodactylus fuscus isolate aLepFus1 chromosome 6, aLepFus1.hap2, whole genome shotgun sequence includes the following:
- the SLC16A3 gene encoding monocarboxylate transporter 4 — translation MGAVVVDDNPSKVKAPDGGWGWAVLFGCFVITGFSYAFPKAVSVFFKELIREFGIGYSDTAWISSILLAMLYGTGPLCSICVNRFGCRPVMMVGGLFASLGMVCASFCTSIITIYLTAGVLTGLGLALNFQPSLIMLNRYFDKRRPLANGLAAAGSPVFLCCLSPLGQVLQHEFGWRGGFLILGGLLLNCCACGALMRPLEPPKKDQEEVKEVEKPKPKKLLDFSVFKDRGFVIYTLAASIMVLGLFVPPVFVVSYAKDIGVQDTKAAFLLTILGFIDIFARPTCGVIAGLQWVRPRCVYLFGFAMIFNGFTDLMGSMSDTYGGLVVFCIFFGISYGMVGALQFEVLMAIVGTQKFSSAIGLVLLAEAVAVLIGPPSAGKILDATGRYMFVFIIAGTEVVISSLVLTFGNFFCIKKKPEEPHCTEEVAEIGEIKKPEDQSPREEKAEAAEAEQFLKEDEKEKNGEVVTNPETCV, via the exons ATGGGAGCGGTGGTTGTGGATGATAATCCGTCCAAAGTGAAGGCGCCGGATGGTGGATGGGGATGGGCTGTTCTTTTTGGCTGTTTTGTCATCACTGGATTCTCCTACGCTTTCCCTAAAGCGGTCAGTGTATTCTTCAAGGAGCTCATCAGAGAGTTCGGCATTGGTTACAGTGACACAGCATGGATATCCTCCATCCTACTGGCTATGCTATATGGAACAG GTCCTCTCTGTAGTATCTGTGTGAACCGCTTTGGTTGCCGACCGGTAATGATGGTTGGTGGTCTATTTGCCTCGCTTGGGATGGTGTGTGCATCATTTTGCACAAGCATCATTACAATCTACCTCACTGCCGGAGTCCTCACAG GTCTGGGCCTGGCATTGAATTTCCAGCCTTCCCTCATTATGCTGAATCGATACTTCGACAAACGCCGTCCACTGGCCAATGGATTGGCGGCGGCTGGAAGTCCCGTGTTCCTTTGTTGCCTGTCTCCATTAGGCCAAGTTCTCCAACATGAGTTTGGCTGGCGAGGGGGCTTTCTCATCTTAGGAGGTCTTCTCCTTAACTGCTGCGCATGCGGTGCCCTCATGAGACCGCTAGAGCCACCAAAGAAAGACCAAGAAGAAGTCAAAGAAGTAGAAAAGCCCAAGCCTAAAAAACTTCTCGACTTCTCCGTGTTCAAAGACCGTGGATTTGTCATCTACACTTTGGCTGCTTCTATTATGGTTTTAGGACTCTTTGTACCTCCTGTATTTGTGGTGAGCTACGCCAAAGACATTGGGGTTCAAGATACCAAAGCCGCTTTCCTCCTCACCATCCTTGGATTTATCGATATCTTTGCACGGCCTACTTGTGGTGTCATTGCTGGGTTGCAGTGGGTTCGACCGCGCTGCGTCTATTTGTTTGGCTTCGCCATGATTTTTAATGGGTTCACTGATCTGATGGGATCCATGTCAGACACCTACGGAGGCCTGGTGGTTTTCTGCATCTTCTTTGGAATTTCCTATGGGATGGTTGGTGCTTTACAGTTTGAGGTCCTCATGGCAATTGTGGGCACACAGAAGTTCTCCAGTGCGATTGGATTAGTCCTTCTGGCAGAAGCGGTGGCTGTCCTTATTGGACCACCATCAGCTG GCAAAATTTTGGATGCCACTGGGAGATACATGTTCGTCTTCATTATCGCCGGGACGGAGGTGGTCATTTCCTCCTTAGTATTAACCTTTGGCAATTTCTTCTGCATTAAGAAAAAACCCGAAGAGCCGCACTGTACGGAGGAGGTAGCCGAAATAGGGGAGATCAAAAAACCGGAAGACCAATCGCCCCGAGAGGAGAAGGCGGAAGCTGCCGAGGCCGAACAGTTCCTGAAAGAAGACGAGAAGGAGAAAAACGGCGAAGTTGTTACCAATCCAGAGACCTGCGTGTGA